The Gloeomargarita sp. SRBZ-1_bins_9 sequence GGTGCGACGGATAGTTTTTAGCCCCCAGCCAGTGCGACCCTTGCCGGGCCAGTTGGACGATGTCCTCATGTTTAACAGCAACAGCCCGGAAGTCGTGCAGCAGGAGGGCATTTTGCTCTCGACCTTTCCCCCCGAAGGAAAACGGGTACCCCAGGCCCATCTGAACCTACCGTTGCAGGGGGAATTCACCCTGTTTGCCCACCACATCTTTCGCACCAACAACCCGGAGACCACCCCGACGCTTTTTCTCGGGCTACTGCTGCACAACCCCAGCAAACAGTATGTGCAGGTGGAGATCAGCCAGGCGGCCAGTTTTCTGAGCACGCCGGAGGCGCCCTTTGTGGATTTACCGTCCTATGTGGACAATGGGCGGGGCTATATCTACTCCGGGCCGGGGAGCCGCACGATGAATGTGGTGTTACGGGGGATGCGGCAACGGAATTGGCCGGCCAGGGTGGTGCTAGGACCGGGGGAATACCGACTGCTAGCCAATTTGCCTATTCCAGCGCCCCGTTTGCCCCGGGCCATTGTGTCCCGTATGACCGTTCCGGCGGAATTGACCTTGACCCAGGGGATGGTCGCGGCCTTGCAAAATCCCCCCCTGGTCCAGCCGGATGGCGAACCCCTGCCGGAACCCCCCAGTTACCCCTCCTCCAATGGCCGCTCCACCTTTGCCCGTTTGCAGAGCGATGGGCCGGTGTATGTGGCTAGTCTGGCCATGTTTGCCCGGCGCACCTGGGATGGGCGGGAACAGGCGCCAACCACCGCCGATTGGGTACAGTTACTGACTCATGGGGGTCTGGCCGGGCCGCGGGATATTCCCCCCACCC is a genomic window containing:
- a CDS encoding DUF3370 domain-containing protein, with translation MTTPVPPAVVRRIVFSPQPVRPLPGQLDDVLMFNSNSPEVVQQEGILLSTFPPEGKRVPQAHLNLPLQGEFTLFAHHIFRTNNPETTPTLFLGLLLHNPSKQYVQVEISQAASFLSTPEAPFVDLPSYVDNGRGYIYSGPGSRTMNVVLRGMRQRNWPARVVLGPGEYRLLANLPIPAPRLPRAIVSRMTVPAELTLTQGMVAALQNPPLVQPDGEPLPEPPSYPSSNGRSTFARLQSDGPVYVASLAMFARRTWDGREQAPTTADWVQLLTHGGLAGPRDIPPTPLHLTNAPRFFYGRVAGVAKGSRWSGRLTDAAAGLSSPQPDALTIPPPGQAFSYGLSTLHRGTFGTGQIQSAPLLVRYPDTAYLAHGNYGVHYELQLPLYNPSNFPQTVTISLQNPLKDDLPRGGLQFLDPPEPRIFFRGTIRLRFPADDGTPQVRYVHVVKQRGQQGEPLVTLNLAPKEQRLVEVDYLYPPDATPPQVLTVQTLAPPVTETPVAPTTQRRQDKAGTTAAQAQ